The Numida meleagris isolate 19003 breed g44 Domestic line chromosome 7, NumMel1.0, whole genome shotgun sequence genome contains a region encoding:
- the CDKN2C gene encoding cyclin-dependent kinase 4 inhibitor C, whose amino-acid sequence MAEPSGNELASAAAKGDLVQLTNLLQKNVNVNAQNGFGRTALQVMKLGNPEIARRLLMSGANPNLKDSTGFAVIHDVARAGFLDTLQTLLEFHADVNIEDAEGNLPLHLAAQEGHVRVVEFLLRRTPSRVAHQNRRGDTALDVARLYRRSAVVRLMEGGPPPAADAD is encoded by the exons ATGGCCGAGCCTTCTGGGAACGAGCTGGCGTCCGCGGCTGCCAAGGGGGACCTAGTGCAACTCACTAATTTGTTGCAAAAGAATGTAAACGTCAATGCACAAAATGGATTTGGGAGGACTGCGCTGCAG GTGATGAAGCTCGGCAACCCCGAGATCGCCCGCAGACTGCTGATGAGCGGCGCGAACCCCAACCTGAAGGACAGTACCGGCTTCGCCGTCATTCACGACGTAGCCAGAGCAGGTTTCCTGGACACTTTGCAGACCCTGCTGGAGTTCCACGCCGACGTGAACATCGAGGACGCGGAAGGCAACCTGCCGCTGCACCTGGCGGCGCAGGAGGGCCACGTGCGGGTGGTGGAGTTCCTGCTGCGGCGCACCCCGAGCCGCGTGGCTCACCAGAACCGCCGCGGCGACACCGCGCTGGACGTGGCCCGGCTGTACCGGCGCAGCGCCGTGGTGCGGCTGATGGAGGGCGGCCCGCCGCCCGCGGCCGACGCCGACTGA